From a single Cyclobacterium marinum DSM 745 genomic region:
- a CDS encoding DUF5723 family protein: MKNLILLTILLFVTCKYSIAQQNYYGVQNSHRKGMINAMMNPAEINNLTKKVEVSLFSFNIGLDNNVLSVQDIIDDPDVLENIFDDVEGPVNLRTDVSVLGPAVGLRFNKWSFGITTEIKAKADIIDFNPDLGSSIIESSNNDNYQTIINIPENQRVNATGWMEIGFLAGRKILDTDFHSLSVGANFKLLLPGSYTNFGMDNINATIIYSEDEILLTDAQGSLNLSYDERLENDDDFNIEDDLWRGLSPSGLGVDLGVNYMLKRDKKAFLNLGLSLKNMGSMRMGNNQRNKYYSMNIPQNEYFRTDNLEGSIEEIEQQLVDSGYFNISNNDTEAKISMPRSLSAYVEFSPAKIFQVSLYGQKRVSNENNNFNLSSADLLVLTPRLVLGKFELYSPWMQHQVSGLTGGLGFQVGGFFVGSQSIITSVMKNNNRADVHMGFSLGFGS, translated from the coding sequence ATGAAAAATTTAATTTTACTAACTATTTTATTATTTGTTACCTGTAAATATTCCATAGCACAGCAAAATTACTATGGAGTCCAAAATAGCCATAGAAAGGGAATGATTAATGCAATGATGAATCCCGCAGAAATTAACAATTTAACCAAGAAGGTTGAAGTTTCACTTTTTTCATTTAACATCGGACTTGACAATAATGTTTTATCAGTACAAGATATTATTGATGATCCCGATGTATTAGAAAATATTTTTGATGATGTGGAAGGCCCAGTAAACCTTAGAACTGATGTTTCTGTTTTAGGCCCGGCAGTAGGTTTAAGATTTAATAAATGGTCTTTTGGGATTACTACAGAGATCAAAGCCAAAGCAGATATTATTGATTTTAATCCCGACTTAGGGAGTTCCATTATTGAGTCGTCAAACAACGACAACTATCAAACAATAATAAACATCCCTGAGAACCAAAGAGTAAATGCTACAGGCTGGATGGAAATAGGCTTTTTGGCAGGAAGGAAAATTTTGGATACTGACTTTCACAGCCTTTCTGTGGGAGCTAACTTCAAATTACTTCTTCCCGGAAGTTATACCAACTTTGGTATGGACAATATAAATGCCACCATTATTTATTCTGAGGATGAAATTTTATTAACTGACGCTCAAGGCAGCCTAAACCTTTCCTACGATGAGCGACTAGAAAACGATGATGATTTCAATATTGAAGATGATTTATGGAGGGGTTTAAGCCCTTCAGGATTGGGCGTAGATTTAGGAGTCAATTATATGTTAAAAAGAGACAAAAAAGCTTTTTTAAACCTTGGGTTGTCCTTAAAAAACATGGGAAGTATGCGCATGGGAAACAATCAGAGAAACAAGTACTATAGCATGAATATCCCCCAAAACGAATATTTTAGAACCGACAATTTGGAAGGCAGTATTGAGGAGATCGAGCAGCAGCTAGTAGATTCCGGATACTTCAATATTAGCAATAATGATACTGAAGCCAAAATTAGTATGCCAAGAAGTTTGTCAGCCTATGTGGAATTTAGCCCTGCAAAAATCTTTCAGGTTTCTTTATACGGCCAAAAAAGAGTAAGCAATGAAAACAACAATTTCAACTTAAGTTCTGCTGACCTGCTCGTTCTTACTCCTCGGCTGGTTTTAGGTAAATTTGAACTATACTCCCCATGGATGCAACACCAAGTTTCAGGGCTTACAGGAGGTTTGGGTTTTCAAGTTGGCGGTTTTTTTGTGGGTAGTCAATCCATAATAACCAGCGTTATGAAGAACAATAATAGAGCCGATGTTCATATGGGCTTTTCCTTGGGCTTTGGCTCTTAA
- a CDS encoding PVC-type heme-binding CxxCH protein — translation MYHKFKRNQKLHSTILLSKNWSVLSCLLLLIACNQEKLPEETDTSPEFKTQSNFVNSPAYIYKDSVELKNAMAAFQLEPGLQIDLIAADPLVADPSAFTFDEKGALYVAENTGYPDPMDGKKPDTLGKISRLIDSDGDGKYDQRTTFVEGLTYPNGIMAWKGGVFVTCAPHIYYFKDTDGDGIADIKDIVLTGFNANRTAQIRTSHPTLALDGWIYVTSGLNGGEVYSPAHPERKPISFNGADGRFHPETLEFQTRGGKSQFGLAFDAFGRRYGSSNRHPLQHIVMEPDQLNNNPNLLFNKTIENVSPAEADGFVYPISESITTAEYIPKLMGKSHQGTFTSACGTLIFESEGLDTSHKGDAFICEPAQNLVQRQSIKNNGATFISERVHEDWEFLASSDSWFNPVFLAHGPKGAMYLADMYRKVIDHPSYVPEETRGALDFESGKGKGRIYRISNENWHYTQVESIFPSTAKADNETLISALSSSDEWERSTAFRLILEKASHTIVNSLKELVLSNTIDEGKVKAIWLLYHMDSLDEELLTTIYENNGPEVKEQIIAIIGLNKNISSQLAKSLIKGASDTDPRVRFLTAAAFGTDTKSQWLPYLANIAQQDASDPWARAAVMTALNGQESKFLKILEAEKTSVNYHQLPMWSELGELIGSSVPSQELKALIDAGINSEWDNPTFSLLLGLLKGSERGQSLGKEKNYLDSFTKSKDQLQALIQETADRASSSEDSLTSRIQATALLSYFSPGTTEGTLKGLISPSNPSEIQLAAIQSLGNLNSSETGEILTETTAWKSYTPTTKGAVIATLVSRPILRDQLLKSIENGKIKPAEIPSSTRQSLMKAKDKKVKMRAENLFKELESGGRMKVYEDLKSVLDLEGIAENGQGIFKTNCATCHTFAGEGGNVGPDLSGISNQPSLAVLLHTIVPNYEVYPGFQAITVTTNEGKQITGRIAAESSNSLSLKTAYGSEENILRTQIKNIDNPGVSLMPNGLEQNMNEQELADLLAYLKGN, via the coding sequence ATGTATCACAAATTTAAACGAAACCAAAAATTGCACAGCACTATTTTACTTTCAAAAAATTGGTCAGTTTTGTCCTGCCTCCTATTGTTGATCGCATGTAATCAAGAAAAATTACCCGAAGAAACGGATACCAGTCCAGAATTTAAAACCCAATCCAATTTCGTCAATTCTCCGGCATACATTTATAAGGACTCCGTTGAACTAAAAAACGCTATGGCTGCATTTCAACTGGAGCCAGGACTACAAATTGATTTGATTGCTGCAGACCCTTTAGTGGCAGACCCTTCTGCTTTTACTTTTGATGAGAAAGGTGCGCTATATGTGGCGGAAAACACTGGTTACCCAGACCCAATGGATGGAAAAAAACCTGATACACTTGGAAAGATTTCTAGGTTAATTGACAGCGATGGTGACGGAAAATACGACCAAAGAACCACCTTTGTTGAGGGACTAACCTATCCCAACGGGATCATGGCTTGGAAAGGTGGCGTATTTGTGACTTGCGCACCGCACATATATTATTTCAAAGATACAGATGGAGATGGTATCGCAGACATCAAAGATATTGTCTTAACCGGCTTCAATGCCAATAGAACAGCTCAGATACGAACCAGTCACCCCACCTTGGCTCTGGATGGATGGATTTATGTTACCAGTGGGCTCAATGGAGGAGAAGTGTACTCCCCGGCTCATCCTGAAAGAAAACCAATATCTTTTAATGGTGCAGATGGAAGGTTTCATCCTGAAACATTGGAATTCCAGACCAGGGGAGGGAAAAGTCAATTCGGACTCGCCTTTGATGCGTTTGGTAGACGATACGGTTCAAGTAATCGCCACCCTTTGCAGCATATAGTGATGGAACCTGATCAATTGAACAATAATCCGAACTTACTTTTCAATAAAACAATCGAAAACGTATCCCCTGCCGAGGCAGATGGTTTTGTATATCCAATTAGCGAAAGCATTACCACTGCAGAGTATATACCTAAATTAATGGGAAAATCTCACCAAGGCACTTTTACCTCCGCTTGCGGCACTTTAATCTTTGAGAGTGAAGGACTAGACACCAGTCACAAAGGTGATGCGTTTATTTGTGAACCCGCCCAAAACTTGGTTCAAAGACAGTCCATCAAAAACAACGGAGCAACATTTATTTCTGAAAGGGTTCATGAAGATTGGGAGTTCCTAGCATCTTCAGACTCATGGTTTAACCCTGTATTTTTAGCTCACGGCCCTAAAGGTGCCATGTATTTGGCAGACATGTATAGAAAAGTAATCGATCATCCCTCTTATGTACCGGAGGAAACCAGAGGGGCCCTGGATTTTGAAAGTGGTAAGGGAAAAGGGAGGATTTATAGAATCAGCAATGAAAATTGGCATTATACTCAGGTAGAGAGTATATTTCCATCAACCGCTAAAGCGGATAATGAAACCTTGATTTCGGCCCTTTCTTCATCAGATGAATGGGAAAGAAGTACCGCTTTTAGGTTGATTTTAGAAAAAGCTTCTCATACCATTGTTAATAGCCTAAAAGAATTGGTTTTATCCAATACTATCGACGAAGGAAAAGTAAAGGCCATTTGGTTATTGTACCATATGGATTCCTTGGATGAGGAATTGTTAACAACGATATATGAAAATAATGGACCGGAAGTAAAAGAACAAATCATTGCCATTATAGGATTGAATAAAAACATTTCCTCCCAATTGGCTAAAAGCTTAATCAAAGGGGCCTCAGATACCGATCCTAGGGTAAGGTTCCTTACTGCTGCTGCATTTGGTACAGACACCAAGTCGCAGTGGTTACCTTACCTGGCAAATATAGCCCAACAAGATGCATCTGACCCTTGGGCAAGAGCTGCTGTAATGACGGCATTAAATGGACAGGAAAGTAAATTTCTAAAGATTTTAGAAGCAGAAAAAACAAGTGTCAACTACCATCAATTGCCTATGTGGTCGGAATTGGGAGAATTAATAGGGAGTTCAGTACCCTCGCAAGAATTAAAAGCTTTGATCGATGCAGGAATTAATAGTGAATGGGACAATCCTACCTTTTCATTGTTGTTAGGCTTGTTGAAAGGCAGTGAGAGGGGGCAGTCTTTAGGTAAAGAAAAAAATTATTTGGACTCCTTTACAAAATCAAAAGACCAATTGCAGGCCCTTATTCAAGAAACAGCTGATCGAGCATCATCCTCTGAAGATAGCCTTACATCTCGAATTCAGGCAACAGCCTTGCTGAGTTATTTTTCTCCGGGAACCACAGAAGGCACCCTTAAAGGTTTGATTTCCCCAAGCAATCCTTCAGAGATTCAGTTAGCAGCCATCCAGTCTCTTGGGAATCTAAATAGTTCTGAGACCGGTGAAATACTAACTGAGACCACTGCGTGGAAATCGTACACCCCAACAACCAAAGGGGCTGTAATTGCCACCTTGGTATCAAGACCAATATTGAGAGATCAATTATTAAAATCCATTGAAAATGGAAAGATCAAACCAGCTGAGATCCCTTCTTCAACAAGGCAATCTTTAATGAAGGCGAAAGACAAAAAAGTGAAAATGCGTGCTGAAAACCTATTTAAAGAATTGGAATCCGGTGGAAGAATGAAAGTTTATGAGGACCTTAAATCCGTATTGGATTTAGAAGGAATAGCGGAAAACGGGCAAGGGATCTTTAAGACAAACTGTGCTACCTGCCATACCTTTGCCGGCGAAGGAGGGAATGTCGGACCGGATTTATCAGGCATAAGCAACCAACCCTCATTGGCTGTACTGCTACATACCATTGTACCTAATTATGAAGTTTATCCCGGATTTCAAGCAATAACGGTGACTACCAATGAGGGCAAGCAAATCACCGGTAGAATTGCGGCAGAGTCGTCAAATTCCTTAAGTCTTAAAACGGCTTATGGTTCAGAAGAAAACATTTTGCGAACCCAAATCAAAAACATAGACAATCCAGGCGTCTCTCTTATGCCCAATGGTCTTGAACAAAATATGAACGAGCAGGAATTGGCTGATTTATTGGCTTATTTAAAAGGAAATTAA
- a CDS encoding S41 family peptidase, whose translation MVKNIFLYLIFMFVISSCDNLLLPEEPSTEPLEVFDSLWEDVYERYSFFEHKDIDWQEIRTTYRAKISNTISTKGLFDVLAEMLFELKDGHVNLNAGFDNSRNWEWYQDFPDNYDQNLIEKRYLGRDFWISGPLYHQFLNNVLYVNYRSFSQDISEGNLQVVLERARQGRGMIIDVRSNGGGSLGNAYTLASGFTDTEVVVAKKRVKNGPEVDDFSSWEDLKIPAGENIYEGPVVVLTNRRSYSATTFFAQMMKELPQVILIGDQTGGGGGIPVYGELSNGWTYRFSATQTIDLEGRQLEDGVLVDISIDQSPISTLRGEDNIITTALQVLMGSYDG comes from the coding sequence ATGGTAAAAAATATATTTCTCTACCTTATTTTCATGTTTGTAATCTCCTCTTGCGACAATTTGCTTTTACCGGAGGAACCTTCAACTGAACCTCTTGAGGTATTTGATAGTCTTTGGGAGGACGTTTATGAGCGGTATTCTTTTTTTGAACACAAGGATATTGATTGGCAGGAAATAAGAACTACTTATAGGGCAAAAATATCCAACACCATTAGTACCAAAGGTTTGTTCGATGTCTTGGCAGAGATGCTGTTTGAACTAAAAGATGGCCATGTCAATCTAAATGCGGGATTTGATAATAGCCGAAACTGGGAGTGGTACCAGGATTTTCCCGATAATTATGATCAAAATTTAATAGAAAAAAGATACTTAGGAAGAGATTTTTGGATCAGTGGTCCACTTTATCATCAATTTTTAAATAACGTACTCTATGTAAATTACAGGTCCTTTTCCCAGGATATTTCTGAAGGAAATCTTCAAGTAGTATTGGAAAGGGCCCGGCAAGGACGCGGGATGATTATTGATGTGAGAAGCAATGGAGGAGGAAGTCTTGGAAATGCATATACCCTAGCTTCAGGTTTTACAGATACTGAGGTGGTGGTGGCTAAAAAACGCGTAAAAAATGGACCTGAGGTGGACGACTTTTCTTCTTGGGAAGATTTAAAAATTCCTGCCGGGGAAAATATATACGAAGGGCCTGTGGTCGTACTTACTAACCGAAGGTCTTATAGTGCAACCACTTTTTTTGCCCAAATGATGAAGGAATTACCTCAAGTAATCCTTATTGGGGACCAAACCGGGGGCGGTGGAGGTATTCCTGTATATGGTGAATTATCCAATGGTTGGACTTATAGATTTTCAGCGACTCAGACCATTGATCTGGAAGGTAGGCAATTGGAGGATGGGGTGTTGGTTGACATAAGCATTGACCAAAGCCCCATAAGTACATTAAGGGGAGAGGATAATATTATCACCACTGCCTTACAAGTACTTATGGGCTCATATGATGGTTAA